A genomic region of Mycolicibacterium poriferae contains the following coding sequences:
- a CDS encoding branched-chain amino acid aminotransferase, with the protein MTIDPAVLAAPGFGAHFTDHMVLVDFSEQSGWHGRRVVPYGPLPMDPAATALQYGQEIFEGLKVYRHRDGHLRLFRPDMNARRFAASAARLALPAVPAGLFVESIRQLALVDAAWVSDRPGVSLYVRPFVIGTEALLGVRPARHATYGVIASPAGSYFGDTETGISLWLSQNHSRAGAGGTGAAKCGGNYAAALVAQTEAKAHGCQQVLFTDAATRTWVEEAGSMNIFFVFADGTLVTPPLNGAILAGVTRDSVIELARDRGQRVEERPISITEWKEAAATGELTEVFAAGTAAVITPIAALVTDDTVIETRASGSPSTAQQLRDELTGIQHGTIPDRRGWLLDLGPAPR; encoded by the coding sequence GTGACCATCGATCCGGCCGTGTTGGCCGCCCCGGGCTTCGGCGCGCACTTCACCGACCACATGGTGCTCGTCGACTTCAGCGAGCAGAGCGGCTGGCACGGCCGGCGCGTGGTGCCCTACGGGCCGTTGCCGATGGACCCGGCCGCGACGGCCCTGCAGTACGGGCAGGAGATCTTCGAGGGTTTGAAGGTGTACCGCCACCGCGACGGCCACCTGCGTCTGTTCCGGCCCGACATGAACGCCCGGCGGTTCGCCGCCTCGGCGGCACGGTTGGCGTTACCGGCCGTGCCCGCCGGGTTGTTCGTCGAATCGATCCGCCAGCTGGCCCTCGTCGATGCCGCGTGGGTGTCCGACCGGCCCGGAGTCAGCCTGTACGTGCGGCCGTTCGTCATCGGCACGGAGGCTCTCCTCGGGGTGCGACCGGCCCGGCACGCGACGTACGGGGTCATCGCCAGCCCCGCCGGATCGTATTTCGGCGACACCGAGACCGGTATTTCACTGTGGTTGTCGCAGAATCATTCCCGCGCCGGAGCGGGCGGCACGGGGGCAGCCAAGTGTGGCGGTAACTATGCCGCCGCACTGGTGGCCCAGACCGAGGCCAAGGCGCACGGTTGCCAGCAGGTGCTGTTCACCGACGCCGCCACACGTACCTGGGTGGAGGAAGCGGGCAGCATGAACATCTTCTTCGTCTTCGCCGACGGAACCTTGGTCACGCCACCGCTGAACGGCGCCATTCTGGCCGGGGTGACCCGCGACAGCGTGATCGAACTGGCTCGCGATCGTGGCCAACGGGTCGAGGAGCGGCCGATCAGCATCACCGAGTGGAAGGAGGCAGCCGCCACAGGTGAACTCACCGAGGTGTTCGCCGCCGGCACCGCCGCGGTGATCACCCCGATCGCCGCACTCGTCACCGACGACACGGTGATCGAAACCCGCGCGAGCGGAAGCCCCTCGACGGCACAACAACTCAGGGACGAACTGACCGGCATCCAGCACGGCACGATCCCGGACCGGCGAGGCTGGCTGCTCGATCTGGGACCTGCCCCGCGATGA
- a CDS encoding SCO6745 family protein — protein sequence MTTERPERRFWRVYEPVHAVCYFDPAFAAAMVEAGLTGGWNGYFAGRAFPLGAPPARVVTALFYGFAPAMVARAVPKIWNRITPAGVREARFAAADAVVGVHAPAGSTDDLRRVTANLERAVDSLAVDGRALAGAWQSVARPASWFARLWLAVTVLREHRGDGHVVAATACGLTGLQASITHVATGALDRDVLQRNRGWTDREWADAIEELRERGVLSADGALTGAGVALRENVERLTDDLAIGPWRALNDAEWTMRTLGRLATVLVDRGVVPVPNPMGVPRPA from the coding sequence ATGACCACCGAACGACCCGAACGCCGGTTCTGGCGGGTCTACGAACCCGTGCACGCCGTCTGCTACTTCGACCCGGCATTCGCCGCGGCCATGGTCGAGGCGGGGCTCACCGGCGGCTGGAACGGTTACTTCGCCGGTCGCGCCTTTCCGCTCGGCGCTCCGCCTGCGCGGGTGGTGACCGCGCTGTTCTACGGGTTTGCACCGGCGATGGTCGCCCGCGCCGTCCCCAAGATCTGGAACCGGATCACCCCCGCCGGTGTGCGCGAGGCGCGGTTCGCGGCCGCCGACGCGGTGGTGGGGGTACACGCGCCGGCCGGGTCCACCGACGACCTCCGCCGGGTCACCGCCAACCTGGAACGGGCGGTCGACTCGCTGGCCGTCGACGGCCGAGCGCTGGCCGGCGCGTGGCAGTCGGTGGCGCGTCCGGCGTCGTGGTTCGCGCGCCTGTGGTTGGCGGTGACGGTGCTGCGGGAGCACCGCGGCGACGGGCATGTGGTCGCCGCGACCGCGTGTGGCTTGACCGGACTGCAGGCGTCGATCACCCATGTCGCCACCGGAGCGCTGGATCGCGATGTGCTGCAACGCAACCGGGGTTGGACAGACAGGGAGTGGGCGGACGCGATCGAGGAGCTGCGGGAGCGCGGCGTGCTCAGCGCCGACGGCGCGCTCACCGGCGCAGGCGTGGCGCTGCGCGAGAACGTGGAGCGCCTCACCGATGATCTGGCGATCGGACCGTGGCGCGCGCTCAACGACGCCGAATGGACCATGCGCACCCTCGGCCGGCTCGCCACTGTCCTCGTCGATCGCGGCGTGGTGCCCGTGCCCAATCCGATGGGGGTTCCCCGGCCCGCCTGA
- a CDS encoding peptide chain release factor 3, translating into MTDSALDAASPTTTGGGDRATARIAAEAKRRRTFAVISHPDAGKSTLTEALALHARVITEAGAIHGKAGRRSTVSDWMEMEKARGISITSTALQFPYRDCVINLLDTPGHADFSEDTYRVLTAVDCAVMLIDAAKGLEPQTLKLFQVCKHRGIPIITVINKWDRPGRHALELMDEIHERIGLRTTPLTWPVGIAGDFQGVLDRRSGMFIRFTRTAGGATAAPEEHIAASDAHAAAGVDWDTAVEESELLSADGSDFDEDQFRSGAASPVLFTSAALNFGVNQLLDVLVELAPAPAGAVDVDGNRRAVASPFSAFVFKVQAGMDSAHRDRIAYARVCSGTFERGEVLTHAATGKPFVTKYAQSVFGQQRSTLDTAWPGDVIGLANAAALRPGDTLYRDVPVEFPPIPSFSPEHFAVARGTDPSKHKQFRRGIEQLEQEGVVQVLRSDLRGDQAPVLAAVGPMQFEVATHRMATELSAPIALEPLPYQVARIVDPEDADFMNKQVSAEVLTRSDGVLLVLFSTPWRLQGFQRDNPDITLRSLVAAQS; encoded by the coding sequence ATGACCGACTCTGCCCTCGACGCCGCCTCGCCGACCACCACCGGCGGCGGTGACCGCGCCACCGCCCGCATCGCCGCCGAAGCGAAGCGTCGCCGCACCTTCGCCGTCATCAGCCATCCCGACGCCGGCAAATCGACGCTCACCGAGGCCCTGGCCCTGCACGCGCGGGTGATCACCGAGGCCGGCGCCATCCACGGCAAGGCTGGACGCCGCTCGACCGTGTCGGACTGGATGGAGATGGAGAAGGCCAGAGGCATCTCGATCACGTCGACGGCGCTGCAGTTCCCGTACCGGGACTGCGTCATCAACCTGCTGGACACGCCCGGTCACGCCGACTTCTCCGAAGACACCTACCGGGTGCTGACCGCGGTGGACTGCGCGGTGATGCTCATCGACGCCGCCAAGGGGCTCGAACCGCAGACGCTGAAGCTGTTCCAGGTCTGCAAACACCGGGGCATCCCGATCATCACCGTCATCAACAAGTGGGACCGGCCGGGCCGACACGCCCTGGAGTTGATGGACGAGATCCACGAACGCATCGGGCTGCGGACCACGCCGCTGACGTGGCCGGTGGGCATCGCCGGAGACTTCCAGGGCGTGCTGGACCGCCGCTCCGGGATGTTCATCCGCTTCACCCGCACCGCCGGTGGCGCCACCGCGGCACCGGAAGAACACATCGCCGCCTCCGACGCCCACGCCGCCGCGGGAGTGGACTGGGACACCGCTGTCGAGGAGTCCGAGCTGCTCTCCGCCGACGGGTCCGACTTCGACGAGGACCAGTTCCGCAGCGGCGCAGCCTCACCGGTGCTGTTCACCTCCGCGGCACTGAACTTCGGGGTCAACCAGCTGCTCGATGTCCTCGTCGAGCTCGCCCCGGCGCCCGCCGGCGCGGTGGACGTCGACGGCAATCGGCGCGCCGTCGCGTCACCGTTCAGTGCGTTCGTGTTCAAGGTCCAGGCCGGGATGGACTCCGCGCACCGAGACCGGATCGCCTACGCGCGCGTGTGTTCGGGCACCTTCGAACGCGGCGAGGTCCTCACCCATGCGGCCACCGGAAAACCGTTCGTGACGAAGTACGCGCAGTCGGTGTTCGGCCAGCAGCGCTCGACGCTCGACACCGCGTGGCCCGGCGACGTCATCGGCCTGGCCAATGCCGCCGCGCTGCGTCCGGGCGACACGTTGTATCGCGATGTGCCCGTGGAGTTTCCGCCGATCCCGAGCTTCTCCCCCGAGCATTTCGCAGTCGCCCGCGGCACCGACCCGAGCAAGCACAAGCAGTTCCGCCGGGGCATCGAACAACTCGAGCAGGAGGGCGTGGTGCAGGTGCTGCGCTCCGATCTGCGTGGTGACCAGGCTCCCGTGCTCGCGGCCGTCGGCCCGATGCAGTTCGAGGTGGCCACCCACCGGATGGCCACCGAACTCAGCGCCCCGATCGCGCTGGAGCCGTTGCCCTACCAGGTGGCCCGCATCGTCGACCCCGAGGACGCCGACTTCATGAACAAGCAGGTGTCGGCGGAGGTGCTGACCCGCTCCGACGGGGTGCTGCTGGTGCTGTTCTCCACTCCGTGGCGGCTCCAGGGTTTCCAGCGCGACAACCCCGACATCACGTTGCGTTCCCTGGTAGCCGCCCAGAGCTGA
- the rplM gene encoding 50S ribosomal protein L13, protein MPTYTPKAGDTTRSWYVIDATDVRLGRLAVAAANLLRGKHKPTFTPNVDGGDFVIVINADKISVSGNKPQRTFHYRHSGYPGGLRRRSVAEMLERHPDRLVEKAIVGMLPKTKLGRQIQKKLRVYTGSEHPHTAQQPIPYDVKQVSQ, encoded by the coding sequence GTGCCTACGTACACGCCGAAGGCGGGTGACACCACGCGTTCGTGGTACGTCATCGACGCCACCGACGTGAGGCTCGGCCGGCTCGCCGTGGCAGCTGCCAATCTGCTGCGCGGCAAGCACAAGCCGACGTTCACGCCCAACGTCGACGGCGGTGACTTCGTCATCGTCATCAACGCCGACAAGATCTCCGTCAGCGGTAACAAGCCGCAGCGGACGTTCCACTACCGCCACTCGGGTTATCCCGGTGGTCTGCGCCGCCGCTCGGTCGCCGAGATGCTGGAACGGCATCCCGACCGCCTCGTCGAGAAGGCGATCGTCGGCATGCTGCCGAAGACCAAGCTCGGCCGCCAGATCCAGAAGAAGCTGCGCGTGTACACCGGATCCGAGCATCCGCACACCGCTCAGCAGCCGATTCCGTACGACGTCAAGCAGGTGTCCCAGTGA
- the rpsI gene encoding 30S ribosomal protein S9 — MFADDQDAPVAADPLLFDRPIQTVGRRKEAVVRVRLVPGTGQFHLDGRTLENYFPNKVHQQLIKAPLVTVDRLEQFDIYAHLDGGGPSGQAGALRLAIARALILVQPEDRPALKRAGFLTRDPRAIERKKYGLKKARKAPQYSKR; from the coding sequence GTGTTCGCCGACGACCAAGATGCCCCGGTCGCGGCCGACCCGTTGCTGTTCGACCGCCCGATCCAGACCGTCGGCCGCCGCAAGGAGGCCGTGGTGCGGGTGCGCCTGGTCCCCGGCACCGGGCAGTTCCACCTCGACGGGCGCACGTTGGAGAACTACTTCCCCAACAAGGTGCACCAGCAGCTCATCAAGGCTCCGCTGGTGACCGTCGACCGCCTCGAGCAGTTCGACATCTACGCCCACCTCGACGGTGGCGGCCCCTCCGGGCAGGCCGGCGCGCTGCGGCTGGCGATCGCCCGTGCGCTGATCCTGGTCCAGCCCGAGGACCGTCCGGCGCTCAAGCGGGCCGGGTTCCTGACCCGTGATCCGCGCGCCATCGAGCGCAAGAAGTACGGCCTCAAGAAGGCGCGCAAGGCGCCTCAGTACAGCAAGCGCTGA
- the glmM gene encoding phosphoglucosamine mutase produces the protein MARLFGTDGVRGVANQDLTAELAVALGAAAARRLIRTGATRRRVAVVGRDPRASGEMLEAAVIAGLTSEGVDALRVGVLPTPAVAYLTSAYDADFGVMISASHNPMPDNGIKIFGPGGLKLDDATEDRIEELVRQGPGHRPTGAGIGRIVDAEDALERYLRHVGKAATTRLDGLTVVVDCAHGAASTAAPDAYRAAGATVVPIHAEPDGLNINDGCGSTHMETLRAAVVSHGADLGLAHDGDADRCLAVAADGAVIDGDAIMVVLALAMQEAGELASDTLVATVMSNLGLHLAMRAAGVQVRTTGVGDRYVLEELRAGEFSLGGEQSGHIVLPAFGTTGDGIVTGLRLMARMAQTRRSLAALAEPMQTLPQVLINVEVTDKAAVAQAQSVQDAVAQAEAELGDTGRILLRPSGTEQMVRVMVEAADEDTARQLAARVAESVSAQN, from the coding sequence ATGGCTCGACTGTTCGGCACCGACGGAGTGCGCGGCGTCGCCAACCAGGACCTGACCGCTGAGCTTGCGGTGGCGCTGGGGGCGGCCGCGGCCCGGCGGCTCATCAGAACCGGCGCGACCCGCAGGCGGGTCGCGGTCGTCGGTCGGGACCCACGCGCCAGCGGGGAGATGCTGGAAGCCGCGGTGATCGCCGGGCTGACCAGCGAGGGAGTGGATGCGCTGCGCGTCGGCGTGCTGCCCACCCCCGCCGTGGCATATCTGACCAGCGCCTACGACGCCGACTTCGGCGTGATGATCTCCGCATCGCACAACCCGATGCCCGACAACGGCATCAAGATCTTCGGCCCCGGCGGCCTCAAGCTGGACGACGCGACCGAGGACCGCATCGAGGAACTGGTCCGTCAGGGCCCGGGCCACCGCCCGACCGGCGCGGGCATCGGGCGAATCGTCGACGCCGAGGACGCGTTGGAGCGTTATCTGCGCCACGTCGGCAAGGCCGCCACCACCCGGCTCGACGGATTGACCGTGGTGGTCGACTGCGCGCACGGGGCCGCCTCGACGGCCGCGCCGGACGCCTACCGAGCCGCCGGCGCCACCGTGGTGCCGATCCACGCCGAGCCGGACGGGTTGAACATCAACGACGGGTGCGGCTCGACGCACATGGAGACGTTGCGGGCGGCCGTGGTCAGCCACGGTGCCGATCTGGGCCTGGCTCATGACGGTGACGCCGACCGCTGCCTGGCCGTGGCCGCGGACGGTGCGGTGATCGACGGTGACGCGATCATGGTGGTGCTGGCCCTGGCCATGCAGGAGGCCGGCGAGCTGGCCTCCGACACGCTGGTGGCGACGGTGATGAGCAACCTGGGTCTGCACCTGGCGATGCGCGCGGCCGGGGTGCAGGTCCGCACCACCGGTGTCGGCGACCGCTACGTGCTCGAAGAACTCCGTGCCGGTGAGTTCTCGCTCGGCGGCGAGCAGTCCGGCCACATCGTGCTGCCGGCGTTCGGCACCACCGGCGACGGCATCGTCACCGGGTTGCGGCTGATGGCCAGGATGGCCCAGACCCGCCGAAGCCTGGCCGCGCTGGCCGAACCGATGCAGACGCTGCCTCAGGTGCTGATCAACGTCGAGGTCACCGACAAGGCAGCGGTGGCCCAAGCGCAGTCGGTGCAAGACGCGGTCGCCCAGGCGGAGGCCGAGCTGGGCGACACCGGGCGGATTCTGCTGCGGCCCTCGGGCACCGAACAGATGGTGCGCGTGATGGTCGAGGCGGCCGACGAGGACACCGCCCGGCAGTTGGCGGCGCGGGTGGCCGAGTCGGTCAGCGCCCAGAACTGA
- a CDS encoding type VII secretion target, whose translation MDTAGLRAMAREYDTASAIIDAAVRNHLGSLRFGAPTSGRAYAAHGDDLAAALAELSAALRVWSRAAAEIAVALQTSAIRYGAAAARSADQIAAHG comes from the coding sequence GTGGACACCGCAGGACTGCGCGCCATGGCGCGCGAATACGACACGGCGTCGGCGATCATCGACGCGGCAGTGCGCAACCACCTGGGAAGCCTGCGTTTCGGTGCCCCGACCTCGGGACGTGCCTACGCCGCGCACGGCGACGACCTGGCCGCGGCCCTCGCCGAGCTGTCGGCGGCGCTGCGGGTGTGGTCGCGCGCCGCAGCCGAGATCGCTGTGGCACTGCAGACCTCGGCGATCCGGTACGGGGCGGCCGCTGCCCGGTCGGCCGACCAGATCGCCGCACATGGCTGA
- a CDS encoding acyl-CoA dehydrogenase family protein: MAVDRLLPTDEARDVVELARQIADKTLAPIVDHHEKHETYPEGVFATLGEAGLLSLPYPEQWGGGGQPYEVYLQVLEELAARWAAVAVAVSVHSLSCHPLMSFGTDEQRQRWLTDMLGGATIGAYSLSEPQAGSDAAALACRATADGDGYRITGAKAWITHGGIADFYNLFARTADGSQGISCFLVPRDTAGLTFGRPEEKMGLHAVPTTAAHYDDAFVSADRRIGAEGQGLQIAFSALDSGRLGIAAVAVGLAQAALDEAVSYSQQRTTFGRKIIDHQGLGFLLADMAAAVDAARATYLDAARRRDAGMPYSRQASVAKLIATDAAMKVTTDAVQVFGGAGYTRDYRVERYMREAKIMQIFEGTNQIQRLVISRHLAR, encoded by the coding sequence ATGGCTGTTGACCGGCTACTGCCCACCGACGAGGCCCGTGACGTGGTGGAGCTCGCACGGCAGATCGCCGACAAAACCCTCGCGCCGATCGTCGATCATCACGAGAAGCACGAGACCTATCCCGAGGGTGTGTTCGCCACGCTCGGCGAAGCCGGGCTGCTGAGCCTGCCCTACCCCGAGCAGTGGGGTGGCGGCGGGCAGCCCTACGAGGTCTACCTGCAGGTGCTCGAGGAGCTCGCCGCCCGCTGGGCGGCCGTGGCTGTCGCGGTCAGTGTGCACAGCCTCTCGTGTCATCCGCTGATGTCCTTCGGCACCGACGAACAGCGGCAGCGTTGGCTCACGGACATGCTCGGCGGTGCCACGATCGGCGCCTACAGCCTCTCCGAACCACAGGCCGGGTCCGACGCCGCCGCCCTGGCCTGCCGAGCCACCGCCGACGGCGACGGTTACCGGATCACCGGCGCCAAGGCGTGGATCACCCACGGCGGGATCGCGGACTTCTACAACCTGTTCGCCCGCACCGCAGACGGCTCGCAGGGCATCTCGTGTTTCCTCGTCCCCCGCGACACCGCCGGCCTGACGTTCGGCAGACCCGAGGAGAAGATGGGACTGCACGCGGTGCCCACCACGGCGGCTCACTACGACGACGCGTTCGTGTCAGCCGACCGGCGCATCGGGGCCGAGGGGCAGGGGCTGCAGATCGCCTTCAGCGCACTGGATTCCGGACGCCTCGGTATCGCCGCGGTGGCCGTCGGGCTGGCGCAGGCCGCCCTCGACGAGGCAGTGTCCTACAGTCAGCAGCGAACGACTTTCGGGCGCAAGATCATCGACCATCAGGGCCTGGGCTTCCTGCTCGCCGACATGGCCGCCGCCGTCGACGCCGCACGGGCCACCTACCTCGACGCGGCCCGGCGCCGCGACGCCGGGATGCCGTACTCGCGCCAGGCGTCGGTTGCCAAGCTCATCGCGACGGACGCGGCGATGAAGGTGACCACCGATGCCGTGCAGGTGTTCGGCGGGGCCGGCTACACCCGTGACTACCGGGTGGAGCGGTACATGCGCGAGGCCAAGATCATGCAGATCTTCGAGGGCACCAACCAGATTCAGCGGCTGGTGATCAGCCGCCACCTGGCTCGCTAG
- a CDS encoding TetR/AcrR family transcriptional regulator — protein MERVTRPAFATRRRTELFDALVALLLTEGFAHLTLDDIAARLRCSKSTLYTLAASKEQLVQAATVHFFRSATGFVEARVAATTGARDRIAAYLSAVGEALDPASEQFMTDLDGFAPARAVYEQNTGIAARRVQELIAEGVAAGDFRDVHAAFAADLVAAAMVRIQQRVVRRNTGLDDADAYRELAAILTAGISRPG, from the coding sequence ATCGAGCGGGTGACCAGGCCTGCGTTCGCGACCCGGCGTCGGACCGAATTGTTCGACGCGCTGGTCGCGCTGTTGCTGACCGAGGGCTTCGCGCATCTGACCCTCGACGACATCGCCGCACGGCTGCGCTGTTCGAAGTCCACGCTGTACACGCTCGCGGCGAGCAAGGAGCAGCTGGTCCAGGCGGCGACCGTGCACTTCTTCCGCTCGGCGACCGGGTTCGTGGAGGCTCGGGTGGCGGCCACCACCGGTGCGCGGGACCGTATCGCGGCCTACCTGTCCGCGGTCGGGGAAGCACTGGACCCCGCCTCCGAGCAGTTCATGACCGACCTCGACGGCTTCGCTCCGGCGCGGGCGGTCTACGAGCAGAACACCGGCATCGCCGCCCGCCGGGTGCAGGAACTGATCGCCGAAGGCGTCGCCGCCGGCGACTTCCGTGACGTGCATGCCGCCTTCGCTGCCGACCTGGTCGCCGCGGCGATGGTGCGCATCCAGCAGCGCGTGGTGCGGCGCAATACCGGGCTCGACGACGCCGATGCCTATCGCGAGCTCGCCGCCATCCTCACCGCGGGTATCAGTCGGCCAGGTTGA
- a CDS encoding PPOX class F420-dependent oxidoreductase: MAELTDDVIEFLAEGTRTAKLGYVAADGRPLVAPVWFVVDGRELVFNTGKDTAKGRALRRDPRVVVCVDDERPPFSFVQVQGEVTLSEDPEELVATATRIGGRYMGADRAQEFGRRNGVPGELVVRVRPTKIVKAFNLAD, encoded by the coding sequence ATGGCTGAGCTGACCGACGACGTCATCGAATTCCTCGCCGAGGGCACCCGCACCGCCAAGCTGGGCTATGTCGCCGCCGACGGGCGACCGCTGGTCGCGCCGGTGTGGTTCGTCGTCGACGGCCGCGAACTCGTGTTCAACACGGGCAAGGACACCGCCAAGGGCCGGGCGCTGCGCCGGGACCCCCGGGTCGTGGTGTGCGTCGACGACGAACGGCCACCGTTCTCGTTCGTCCAGGTGCAGGGCGAGGTGACGCTCAGCGAGGACCCCGAGGAACTGGTCGCCACCGCCACCCGGATCGGCGGCCGCTACATGGGTGCCGACCGCGCCCAGGAGTTCGGCCGACGCAACGGCGTGCCGGGGGAACTGGTCGTGCGGGTGCGGCCGACGAAGATCGTCAAGGCGTTCAACCTGGCCGACTGA
- a CDS encoding LLM class F420-dependent oxidoreductase, whose amino-acid sequence MRTGIFLSYAGGFLEAVDEVVELEKLGVDLALVAEAYSYDAISQLGFLAARTSRIELGTGVVPIYTRTPALMAMTAAGLDYVSDGRFRLGLGTSGPQVIEGFHGLPFDAPLGRTREVVDICRQVWRRERLAYDGKHYQLPLPAEKGTGLGKPLKLINHPVRERIPITIAALGPKNVELTAEIAEGWQPVFFYPEKADDVWADALRAGAAKRDPALGPLDVMVSASLAIGDDVDERLSWAKPQLALYIGGMGARGRNFYHSLATRYGFGEVADHIQDLYLAGKKTEAIDAVPDDLVRQVSLVGPAGFVEERVAAFAEAGVTTLLVHPLSGDRRETVGFVEELQKLLP is encoded by the coding sequence ATGCGCACCGGCATCTTCCTGAGCTACGCGGGCGGCTTCCTGGAGGCCGTCGACGAGGTCGTCGAACTCGAGAAGCTCGGGGTCGACCTGGCCCTGGTGGCCGAGGCCTACTCCTACGACGCGATCAGTCAGCTCGGGTTCCTGGCCGCGCGCACCTCCCGCATCGAGTTGGGCACCGGCGTCGTTCCCATCTACACCCGCACCCCGGCGTTGATGGCGATGACGGCCGCCGGCCTCGACTACGTCTCCGACGGCCGCTTTCGGCTGGGGCTGGGCACCTCCGGCCCGCAGGTCATCGAGGGCTTCCACGGCCTGCCGTTCGACGCGCCGCTCGGACGTACCCGGGAGGTCGTCGACATCTGCCGGCAGGTGTGGCGACGTGAGCGGCTGGCCTACGACGGCAAGCACTACCAGCTTCCGCTGCCCGCCGAGAAGGGCACCGGCCTGGGCAAACCCCTGAAGCTGATCAACCATCCGGTCCGTGAGCGCATCCCGATCACGATCGCTGCGCTCGGACCCAAGAACGTCGAGCTGACCGCAGAGATCGCCGAGGGATGGCAGCCGGTGTTCTTCTACCCTGAGAAGGCCGACGACGTCTGGGCTGACGCGTTGCGCGCCGGCGCTGCCAAACGGGACCCGGCCCTGGGTCCGCTCGACGTGATGGTCAGCGCGAGCCTGGCCATCGGCGACGACGTGGACGAACGGCTGTCATGGGCCAAGCCGCAGCTGGCGCTCTACATCGGCGGCATGGGGGCGCGCGGCCGGAACTTCTATCACAGCCTGGCCACGCGGTACGGGTTCGGTGAGGTCGCCGACCACATCCAGGATCTGTACCTGGCGGGCAAGAAGACCGAGGCCATCGACGCGGTTCCCGACGACCTGGTTCGGCAGGTCTCGCTCGTCGGACCGGCAGGCTTCGTCGAGGAGCGGGTGGCCGCCTTCGCCGAGGCCGGTGTCACGACCCTGTTGGTGCATCCGCTGTCGGGTGATCGCCGCGAGACCGTCGGCTTCGTCGAGGAATTGCAGAAGCTGCTGCCCTGA
- a CDS encoding dienelactone hydrolase family protein, whose product MASTKKLFGALTRRGPQRVMRGDLGFAGLPGVVYTPAEGKNLPAVVFAHDWITSAHRYHATLEHLASWGIVAAGVDTEIGFAPSALNLAYDMGTALDIIAGVRLGTGDISVHPEKLGVAGHGFGASAAVFAAAGMPSRVKAAFAAYPTVSSPPAEQPAATLTVPGLILTAPGDPMTLRSNAVELARVWKTATLRSTPKAKSGGLVEGRRLGRVVGLPGADKSSQKTVRALMTGYLLHLLAGDKQYRDFADAEVELPKAPVMDPFADDPVDLENKVVALLKP is encoded by the coding sequence GTGGCGAGTACCAAGAAGCTCTTTGGCGCGCTGACCCGGCGCGGTCCACAGCGCGTCATGCGGGGTGACCTGGGTTTTGCCGGTCTGCCCGGGGTCGTCTACACCCCGGCGGAGGGTAAGAACCTGCCTGCAGTGGTGTTCGCTCACGACTGGATCACATCGGCACACCGCTACCACGCGACACTCGAGCATCTGGCTTCCTGGGGCATCGTCGCCGCCGGTGTCGACACCGAGATCGGGTTCGCCCCGTCGGCGCTGAATCTGGCCTATGACATGGGCACCGCGCTCGACATCATCGCGGGTGTGCGCCTGGGCACCGGCGACATCAGCGTGCATCCCGAGAAGCTCGGGGTCGCCGGCCACGGCTTCGGTGCCTCAGCGGCGGTGTTCGCCGCGGCGGGAATGCCGAGCAGAGTGAAAGCGGCCTTCGCGGCGTATCCCACGGTCAGTAGCCCGCCCGCCGAGCAACCCGCGGCCACCCTGACGGTGCCCGGGCTGATCTTGACCGCCCCCGGCGACCCCATGACGCTGCGGTCCAACGCGGTCGAGCTGGCGCGGGTGTGGAAAACCGCCACCCTGCGCTCGACACCCAAAGCCAAGTCCGGCGGTCTGGTGGAGGGCCGGCGGCTGGGCCGTGTCGTCGGACTGCCCGGCGCCGACAAGAGCTCGCAGAAAACCGTGCGGGCGCTGATGACCGGCTACCTGCTGCATCTGCTGGCGGGCGACAAGCAGTACCGCGACTTCGCCGACGCCGAGGTCGAGCTGCCGAAGGCACCGGTGATGGACCCGTTCGCCGATGATCCCGTGGACCTCGAGAACAAGGTCGTCGCGCTGCTCAAGCCGTAG